In a genomic window of Acidimicrobiales bacterium:
- a CDS encoding geranylgeranyl reductase family protein — protein sequence MTDAPTRTVDVLVVGGGPAGSAAAITAARAGQMVLLVDKASFPRDKCCGDGLTTLALRLGEQLGLDPNPIGGWQPVDDAVIHSPSGRSVRFPLPRDDGRYAAVVPRREYDAALLDLARTAGTEVLEGHAVTGLSLDAGNGLGNRTGATVHVDGLGSVRATTVVAADGMWSPIRRFLGLSTGDDRGQWHAFRQYVSDVGPAAADLHVWFESDLLPGYAWSFPLPGGRANVGFGILRGGPVAVGDTGQIWGGLMDRPPIRAVLGDHAQPEGRRTAWPIPARVDRAVLVHGPVLFVGDAAAATDALTGEGIGQALLTGILAAEASSAGGSTMEVAATYRRAVRRNLVADHRMSMALQRVLAHRVGARTAVRLADLTPWTRRNFSRWMFEDYPRALLATPRRWGRGVLSTSGAYAGH from the coding sequence ATGACGGACGCTCCGACCCGGACGGTCGACGTGCTGGTGGTGGGCGGCGGACCGGCCGGGAGCGCGGCAGCCATCACGGCGGCCCGGGCCGGCCAGATGGTGCTGCTGGTCGACAAGGCGTCCTTCCCTAGGGACAAGTGCTGCGGCGACGGCCTGACCACGCTGGCCCTGCGTCTCGGCGAGCAGCTCGGCCTGGATCCCAACCCGATCGGTGGCTGGCAGCCGGTGGATGACGCTGTGATCCACTCGCCGTCGGGCCGTTCGGTCCGCTTCCCGCTGCCTCGGGACGACGGACGGTACGCAGCGGTCGTCCCCCGCCGGGAGTACGACGCGGCGCTCCTGGACCTGGCAAGGACAGCGGGCACCGAGGTGCTCGAAGGACATGCGGTCACCGGCCTCAGCCTGGACGCCGGGAACGGCCTGGGGAACCGGACCGGAGCGACGGTGCACGTCGACGGTCTGGGGTCGGTACGGGCTACCACGGTGGTGGCCGCCGACGGCATGTGGTCGCCCATCCGCCGATTCCTCGGGTTGTCCACCGGCGACGACCGTGGCCAGTGGCATGCCTTCCGCCAGTACGTGTCCGACGTGGGCCCAGCGGCCGCCGATCTGCACGTGTGGTTCGAGTCTGATCTGTTGCCCGGGTACGCGTGGTCCTTCCCCCTGCCAGGTGGTCGGGCCAACGTGGGCTTCGGCATCCTCCGTGGCGGTCCGGTGGCCGTGGGAGACACCGGACAGATCTGGGGCGGTCTCATGGACCGGCCACCGATCCGGGCTGTGCTGGGCGACCATGCCCAGCCCGAGGGCCGCCGCACGGCTTGGCCGATTCCGGCCCGGGTGGACCGGGCCGTGCTCGTCCACGGACCAGTGCTGTTCGTAGGCGATGCAGCGGCAGCCACTGACGCCCTAACCGGCGAGGGCATCGGTCAAGCCCTGCTCACCGGCATCCTGGCCGCTGAGGCCTCCTCAGCCGGCGGATCGACCATGGAAGTGGCCGCCACGTACCGCCGGGCCGTACGCCGCAATCTGGTAGCCGACCATCGGATGTCGATGGCCCTGCAACGGGTGCTGGCCCATCGGGTCGGCGCGAGGACCGCCGTCCGTCTAGCCGACCTGACACCGTGGACCCGACGGAACTTCTCCCGCTGGATGTTCGAGGACTACCCGCGGGCCCTGTTGGCCACGCCCCGGCGATGGGGTCGTGGTGTCCTGTCCACGTCAGGGGCCTACGCAGGCCACTGA
- a CDS encoding phosphatase PAP2 family protein — protein sequence MEPADVGSVDELDGLTDDLTDNPSEPADQHPLGPLGASLDHAVDKAWNRLRGNPTLDRVFYTASELGDFSLIWHLLGTARGVTSRRGSREATRLALALGAESALVNGAIKSAFRRERPAHDGERPHGLRQPITSSFPSGHASAAFMAATLLSERSRVKPAWYGLAAIVAASRIHVRIHHASDVVVGAGIGLGLGRVIQKVFPLR from the coding sequence GTGGAACCCGCCGACGTCGGGTCCGTCGACGAACTCGATGGCCTGACCGACGACCTGACCGACAACCCGTCGGAACCCGCCGACCAGCACCCGCTCGGGCCGCTCGGCGCGTCCCTCGACCACGCAGTCGACAAGGCCTGGAATCGCCTTCGCGGCAACCCCACGTTGGACCGGGTCTTCTACACGGCTAGCGAACTGGGCGACTTCAGCCTCATCTGGCACCTCCTGGGCACGGCCCGGGGAGTGACAAGCCGCCGGGGCAGCCGCGAGGCCACCCGACTGGCCCTAGCTCTGGGCGCCGAGTCGGCGCTGGTCAACGGGGCCATCAAGTCAGCCTTTCGGCGGGAACGCCCGGCCCACGACGGCGAACGCCCCCATGGACTCCGGCAGCCGATCACCAGCAGCTTTCCGTCGGGTCACGCATCGGCTGCCTTCATGGCCGCCACCCTCCTCTCGGAACGGTCCCGAGTGAAGCCTGCCTGGTACGGACTGGCCGCCATCGTGGCCGCCTCGCGGATCCACGTACGCATCCACCATGCGAGCGACGTGGTGGTCGGCGCCGGCATCGGGCTGGGTCTGGGGCGCGTGATCCAGAAAGTCTTTCCGCTGCGTTGA
- a CDS encoding LLM class F420-dependent oxidoreductase has translation MTGGSRYGMTVPFAGPLAGQADRFRALVEQGYTDAWTAEADGHDGLAPLALASIWAPELRLGTAILPAFTRGPALLAQSAASMASAAPGRFVLGLGTSSNVIVERWNGIGFEAPYARVRDTVRFLRAAFTGEKVTESYESFDIAGFRLGNVPDEAPPIVVAALREGMLRLAGREADGAVVNWLSVDDTTTVTTIVRDAAAAAGRPEPEVAARLFVCPSPDRDAVVVQAKRLIAAYVNVPVYRAFHEWMGRSDVLGEHWERWDAGDRSASLDAMPDSVVDDLLVHGSPDQCRTHIDRYVAAGITTPVLSIVPLAGVDVDDAIRDLAPGRNR, from the coding sequence ATGACCGGTGGATCCCGATACGGAATGACGGTGCCGTTCGCCGGTCCCCTGGCCGGCCAGGCCGACCGGTTCCGGGCACTGGTCGAACAGGGCTACACCGATGCCTGGACGGCCGAAGCCGACGGCCACGACGGACTGGCCCCGCTGGCCCTCGCTTCCATCTGGGCGCCCGAGTTGCGGCTTGGAACGGCGATCCTCCCCGCGTTCACCAGGGGGCCGGCACTGCTAGCCCAGAGCGCGGCGTCGATGGCGTCCGCGGCGCCCGGTCGCTTCGTCCTCGGTCTGGGCACCTCCTCCAACGTGATCGTTGAACGTTGGAACGGCATCGGATTCGAGGCGCCGTACGCCCGGGTACGAGACACGGTTCGGTTCCTACGAGCGGCCTTTACCGGCGAGAAGGTCACGGAGTCCTATGAGAGTTTTGACATTGCCGGATTTCGGCTGGGCAACGTTCCGGACGAGGCGCCACCCATCGTGGTGGCCGCTCTGCGCGAGGGGATGCTCAGACTGGCGGGTCGGGAGGCCGACGGGGCCGTGGTGAACTGGCTGTCAGTCGACGATACGACCACGGTGACCACCATTGTCCGCGACGCCGCGGCAGCGGCCGGCCGCCCCGAGCCCGAGGTAGCAGCCCGGTTGTTCGTTTGCCCGTCGCCCGATCGAGACGCCGTAGTGGTCCAGGCCAAGCGGTTGATCGCCGCCTACGTGAACGTGCCCGTCTACCGGGCGTTCCACGAGTGGATGGGCCGGAGCGACGTGCTAGGCGAGCACTGGGAGCGGTGGGATGCCGGTGATCGTTCCGCGTCGCTGGACGCGATGCCCGACTCAGTGGTCGATGACCTGTTGGTGCACGGAAGCCCTGATCAATGTCGGACACACATCGACCGCTACGTAGCCGCGGGCATCACCACGCCGGTATTGAGCATCGTGCCACTTGCCGGGGTCGACGTGGACGACGCGATCAGAGATCTGGCGCCCGGTCGAAACCGGTGA